Part of the Danio rerio strain Tuebingen ecotype United States chromosome 12, GRCz12tu, whole genome shotgun sequence genome, tgttccttttcacactaatgatgtCATATTATCagcaaataaaagatttttgcgCAACACCAAATAAATGCTACGAGACAACCTAAAGGTGCGTACGATTTGTAGTTAATacgtttccacaaaaaaaaacttaaaagtaatgtaaaatcaaggtaaaactatctGGTCAGTGCGCAGAAGTCAGTGGTTCGCTAGCCAATCTGTACAACAAATGACAACTCATGAATGTGTACAAGATatgtatctgaaacgtacaacaaaatgttaATAAGCATAGTATTTCAGATTGACAAAAcatagacagtgccctctagtggatttgtcaccttAACGTACAACAAAAATCTACCTGTAGGAAtgcattttatatttacaaaaatatggaCAGTAGACTGTGCCCTCTAgtgaatttattttttgaaatgtaCTACAAAACTTACTCAGATCAACATTTCAGATGCATGAAGTTGTAGACATCGCCCTCTAGTGGGTATGTCAtaagaaatgtacaacaaaacatacgtTAAGTAATGTATTTCTGTTTCGCACAAAAAGTAAACAGCGTCCTCTATTAGATTTGTAATCTGAAATGTAAAACACAACCTTCAGAGGTAACGTATTTAAAATTCACGAAAATGTAAATAGCGCCCTTTAGTGGATTAGTCACCTTAAACGtaaaacaaaacataccctaactAAGGTTTTTCAGATTAGCCAAAACATGGACAGCGCCCTCTAAtggatttgtaatctgtaatgtaCTACACAATTTACTCTGATCaacatattttagatttgcaaaaatgtaactgcgtcttctagtggatttgtcacctaaaacgtacaacaaaacacaccttcAGTAACGTTTTCAGATCTGCAAAAATGTGGACAGCGcactctagtggatttgtaatctGAAATGTACCACAAAATATACCCTAAACAACGTATTTtcgattcacaaaaatgtagactgcgCCCCCTAGTGGATGTAtaatctgaaacgtacaacaaaacataccaaaAGTAACGTAttacagatttgcaaaaatgtcgacagcgccctctagtggatttgtaatcGGAAATGTACAGTAAAACATACTAAAAGTAAGGTatatcagatttgcaaaaatgtaaacagcgccctctagtggatcagtaatctgaaatgtacaacaaaacatacccaaaGCAACGTATTTCAACTTTCGTAAAAATGTAGGCTGACACATATTTCCAACTAACGAAAGTAACGAGTTTAGTATCAAAACAAACCTTTTTGTCTCAGAAATATCATGCAAACCAACAGAGATCGTTTGAAATCGAGATATGTGTAGTGTGTGAAATGTAGCTGATGTTCCGCTAACGTGACCACACCTTAACAGCGCTAAATATCCAGCAGAACTCGTATCACAGGAGTGTGCGTCAGCTTGTGCGCATGTTAATTTCATCAGCTGTGCATTTAGACGCAGATTTCTATAGGCGTCGTGACCAGGATCCTGCTAGTCGGAGGACTGTCTCTAGCCGAACGCTCATAGCTGTTAGTGGAAGACACCGAGCTATTGGTGGACACAGATGTGAAGTGGTTAGCCGATCCGGGCTCAATAGCATTGCTCGTGTTAGCTGTCGGAGATAAGGTCTGCTGCTTCATACGATCCACAAGCAATTCGTCTTCCTCTGATGAAGAGTTGAGCACGGATTGATGATGGTTTCCGCTAGTTCCATCAAGCATCCAGCGGTGGCCTAAATGTGCGAAAACCTCCTTGACGCTGCATCTGCGTTCCTGCTCCAATGCTAGGAGCTTTCGAAACATGCGCAGGGATTCGTCTGTAAATCGACGCCATTGTGACGGAACCGCACCCGTCCGCCGCTTCTGCCAGCGCACAAACTCCTCGTAGAAAGTATCAGACGGCATCGCTTTTTCCCATGGAAAGTTCCCGGTTAGCATGCAGAACAGCAGCACTCCGAACGCCCACACATCGGTGCTGTAGTCCACGCAGAAGCCGTCGTGTTTGGACGTATCGCAGAGTTCTGGAGCCGTGTATGGGATTGTGCCGCTAACACGCTTGACCGGTGAACCGGCGCGCCGCGCCATCCCGAAGTCTGACAGCTTGACCTTACGGCACTCCTTGTCGAAGATTAGGATGTTCTCGGGTTTGATGTCTCGGTGCACCAGTTTTTTGGAGTGCAGGTATTCGAGAGCGATGGCCACCTGATGCACACAGCGCTTCGCCACCGGCTCTGGCAGACCCACCTGCACACCACAACATCGACAATAATCAGTAATCAAACATAGGCATCGCTCTCAGCGCAAAGGTTGCCAGATCCATGGCTTTATATTGCCTAATTTGCTACAGGCAATAATCCagcagttaatagcatgaattgtgacctaaaccaataataatacttttaaaaagttgATTTCTGACTTTACTGATGTGCATTACTCTGCTTAAACAGCACTGCATTACCTGTGGTGGAATGATGTCAAACAGGTCCCCAGAAGGAGCGTATTCCTGCGCAAACACATAATACTCGTCTGTCTCAAAGGCGATGCCGAACATGTTGATGATGAAGGGACatggagagagatagagagagatgcTGTACTCCCGCAAGAAGCTCTTCAGCTTGGTGCTTTTCTTCTTCAGAAACTTCAGAGCCATTTTGCTACCTATGAGGAGACAAAAACAAGTTCAGGTTCATAACACGCGGTGCAATGAACTCAATCTTTTCCATGCTAATCAGAGTTTTTGTAATAACCATCTGCGATGTCGaagtatttataaatgttttttatttctgtgatttcgcagcagaacaacagcataaactgcCATGACGATGATCcccctcaggtactgattatgtgcgttattcagtgttaaatgctgccAATGAGAACTTAAACACACTTTACGTGACATTTATTAGCTGAAAGCTGCAGATAGTTCAACGCGGATCAGGAGTCAGAACTGAGGCTCAGAACTAAATTAAtgatctgaaacgtacaacaaaatataCCCTAGTAACgtttttcagatttgcaaaaacacggacagcgccctctagtggatttgtaatatgaaatgtacaataaattaTACCAAAAGTAACGTATATCagaattgcaaaaatgtaaacggCGCCCTCTAGCGGACCCGTCACCTTaaacgtacaacaaaatataCCCTAAGTAACGTGTTTCAGATTTGCCAAAACACGGACAGCGCCCTCTAATGGATTTGCAATCTGTAATGTACTACACAACTTACTCTGATCAACGTAATTCAGATTCAAAAAACTGTAGACAGCActttctagtggatttgtcatctgtaaTGTACTACATAACTTACGCAGAtcaacatatttcagattcgctAATGTCGACAGCGTTCTTTGGTGGATTTGTAATCTGAAAATAAcatatttcaaatttaaataaatgtaattgcgCCTTCTAGTGGTTTTGTTACCTTAAATGTACAACAAACGTGCCGTAACTAACGCATTTCAGAttctcaaaaatgtacacagcgctGTCTCATGGATTTGTCCTTTGAAATAATTACTAAATTTACTCAAATCAATGTATTTTGGATTCATAAATAtgttgacagcgccctctagtggatttgtcatatgaaatgtacaacaaaacaaaccCGAAGCAGCTTATTTTAACTTTCGTGAAAATGTAAACAACGCCCACTAATAGATTTgtatctgaaatgtgcaatgcAACCTTCAGAAGGAAGGTATTTCAGATTCACGTGGACAGTAGAAAGTGctccaaaaatgtagacagcgccctctagtggatttgttatatGATATGTACAATAAAACATACCAAAAGTAACCAATATCAATTTGCAAAAGCACAaaaagcgccctctagtggaattGTAATATGAAATGTACCATAAAACCTACTTAAATCCACATTTTTCAGATTCATAAAGTTGTAGACAGTGTcgtctagtggatttttcatatgaaatgtacaacaaaatctcccaaagta contains:
- the bsk146 gene encoding serine/threonine-protein kinase SBK1, which gives rise to MSSSPVVSHDILEELQLYTAQNLEKLEVNKYYEVIRELGKGTYGKVDLVIHKIRGSKMALKFLKKKSTKLKSFLREYSISLYLSPCPFIINMFGIAFETDEYYVFAQEYAPSGDLFDIIPPQVGLPEPVAKRCVHQVAIALEYLHSKKLVHRDIKPENILIFDKECRKVKLSDFGMARRAGSPVKRVSGTIPYTAPELCDTSKHDGFCVDYSTDVWAFGVLLFCMLTGNFPWEKAMPSDTFYEEFVRWQKRRTGAVPSQWRRFTDESLRMFRKLLALEQERRCSVKEVFAHLGHRWMLDGTSGNHHQSVLNSSSEEDELLVDRMKQQTLSPTANTSNAIEPGSANHFTSVSTNSSVSSTNSYERSARDSPPTSRILVTTPIEICV